A single window of Nicotiana sylvestris chromosome 3, ASM39365v2, whole genome shotgun sequence DNA harbors:
- the LOC138888688 gene encoding intracellular protein transport protein USO1-like: MSAPPGNWEGQSTTRPPLFNGLYYFWWKNRMRDHIMGEDYELWDIVTDGPLATTKKTAEGLEVPKTRADCTAEDLKKWEKNVKAKKWLVCGLGPDEYSRIQSYNSAKEIWDTLQVAHKGTPQVKRIILEEDKVEKILTRVLPIAWESKITAIQESKNTATLKLDELIGNLTAYELRRQTMKMDAPKKERSLTLRISEGSDLEDDEIAMITRDFKKYLMRGKGSSRGTTFNKPRAPEKQTNEGCFKCGKTDHMIKNCPQWEIEWKKERAERRNRKKEQGENSDEDSENEAEDEQALMAIGESNDEQEVSILHLKDKIKFLSKERLAELLLEFIDESEIVNNEKEVLSRECVILKAKCKSLESRADESDNKNAELKNQVLELDNSILEHRSENLKLKLGTGKKKADHSYLTLEENLGKMKDELYKKDELIKVLKEDLGKVKHELDRTCKWNKVSDALSWLQEHHSSNKRGLGYGTQAPKWDPKSKYLTLLENKVCTHCGKTGHYKSECNTKEKASQKNKAFVQEKHMLHGWVQVKGKSQIWYMDSGCSKHMTGNKDQFLSLEDLKGGNVIFGNGKKGGIIGVGKVGKTDSHSIENVYLIDGLKYSLISVSQLCDRGNQLASIRSDHGTEFENAKFAEYCDENGVDHNFSAPRTPQQNGVVERKNRTLEDMEGTMLISSKLPHSFWAEAEHEDEAIGLVKELIESTTQVKVASKEGTGDGTRPSTQGNLTGGTNQGEIESNSLKEPIYEPVPQQQNKGESSSRNQLVVKSHKYQSSHPIENIITDPTSGVKTRSQLKNLCAFDAFLSLIELKDVVEALQDADWVNAMQDELNQFKRSQVWHLVPRPKDRSVIGTKWVFRNKLDEDGIVTRNKARLVVQGYSQEEGIDYDETFAPEEVFVKQPPGFESKESLEHVYKLDKALYGLKQAPRTWYERLSKFLLEHGYKSGKIDSTLFLRLSKDFAKLMGSEFEMSMMGELNFFLGLQIKQSPNGTMIHKQKYTKELIKKFKMEDSKEIDIPIATATKLDVDEPGSSVDQKLYRGMIGSLLYLTTSRPDIVFSVGICARFQAIPKESHLTAIKRILRYLKGTTDLKSTSGMTHFLGSCLVSWATKKQNSVALSTAKAEYVVAASCCAQLLWIKQQLVDFGIQVRCIPIFCDNTSVISMTKNSVHYKRTKHIDVRHHFLRDNYEKGLISIKFCAIDKQIADIFTKALSKENFERNRLELGMIKIT, translated from the exons atgagtgcaccacctggtaactgggaagggcaatccactactAGGCCCCCACTTTTCAATGGCTTGTACTACTTTTGGTGGAAGAATAGAATGAGGGACCATATCATGGGGGAGGACTATGAACtttgggacatagtcactgatggtcctctagcaacAACCAAGAAGACTGCTGAAGGATTGGAGGTGCCAAAAACAAGAGCTGATTGCACTGCTGAAGACTTGAAGAAGTGGGAGAAGAATgttaaggccaagaaatggcttgtgtgtggacttggaCCAGATGAGTACAGCAGGATCCAAAGCTATAATTCTGCCAAGGAAATCTGGGACACCTTGCAAGTGGCTCATAAAGGAACACCTCAAGTaaagag gattattctggaagaagacaaggttgagaaaatcttgacaagagtTCTGCCAATTGCTTGGGagagcaaaatcactgctattcaggaatctaAAAATACtgctaccctcaagctggatgaactgattggaaatctTACTGCCTATGAattgagaaggcaaaccatgaagatggatgctcccaagaaggaaagaagtctgaCTCTCAGAATCtctgaaggttcagatctggaggatgatgaaatagCTATGATCACTAGGGACTTCAAAAAGTAtctgatgagaggaaagggttcttcaagaggaaCAACTTTTAACAAACCTAGGGCTCCAgagaaacagaccaatgagggctgcttcaaatgtggtaagactgatcacatgatcaagaactgtcctcaatgggagattgaatggaagaaagaaagggcAGAAAGaagaaacaggaagaaggaacag GGAGAAAAttcagatgaggactcagaaaATGAAGCTGAAGATGAGCAAGCtcttatggccatcggagaatcaaatgatgaacaagaggtaagtattctgcatcttaaagacaaaattaaatttttgtctaaagaaaggctgGCTGAGCTATTGTTAGaattcattgatgagtctgagataGTCAACAATGAGAAGGAAGTTCTATCTAGGGAGTGTGTTATCCTAAAAGCAAAATGCAAAAGTCTAGAGTCTAGGGCTGATGAGAGTGATAAcaaaaatgctgagttgaagaaccaggttcttgaacttgacaacAGTATTCTAGAACATAGATCTGAAAACCTAAAATTGAAACTAGGAACAGGAAAGAAGAAGGCTGATCACTCATATCTCACTCTAGAAGAAAAtttaggaaaaatgaaagatgagttgtataagaaAGATGAATTGATCAAAgtcctaaaagaagatctaggaaaggtgaaacatgaactagacagaacttgcaaatggaacaaggtTTCTGATGCACTCTCTTGGTTGCAAGagcatcacagtagcaacaaaagaggacttggttaTGGGACTCAAGCTCCAAAATGGGaccctaaaagcaagtacctcacacttcTTGAGAATAAAgtttgcacacactgtggcaagactggccattacaaaaGTGAATGCaatacaaaagaaaaggccagtcaaaagaacaaagcttttgttcaagagaaaCACATGTTGCATGGCTGG gtccaagtgaaaggGAAGAGCCAAATATGGtatatggatagtggctgctcaaaacatatgactgggaacaaggaccagttcctttcacttgaggacctaaaaggaggtaatgtcatCTTTGGTAATGGAAAGAAAGGCgggatcattggggttggaaaggtaggtaagacagactctcattccattgagaatgtctacttgatagatggcttgaaatatagcctaataagtgtgtcacaattgtgtgacagag gaaatcaacttgcatccattaggtctgatcatggaactgaatttgaaaatgcaaAGTTTGCTGAATACTGTGATGAAAATGGTgtagatcataacttctctgcccctaggacccctcagcaaaatggagtagttgaaaggaaGAATAGAACCCTTGAGGATATGGAAGGGACCATGCTTATTTCTAGTAAACTACCTcacagcttctgggcagaggct gaacatgaagatgaagccattggacTGGTAAAAGAATTGATTGAATCTACAACACAAGTCAAAGTGGcatcaaaagaaggaacaggtgatggaacacgTCCTTCTACTCAGGGCAATCTGACAGGGGGAACTAATCAGGGAGAAATTGAATCAAATTCCCTAAAAGAACCTATTTATgaacctgttcctcagcaacagaacaaaGGAGAATCATCTAgtagaaaccagttggttgtgaaatcccataagtatcaaagttctcatcccattgagaacatcaTTACTGAcccaacatctggagtcaaaactagatctcAACTAAAGAATCTGTGTGCGTTTGATGCTtttctatctcttattgaacttaaagatgttgttgaggctttacaggatgcagattgggtgaatgctATGCAGGATGAACTCAACCAATTTAAAAGAAGTCaggtttggcatctagttccaagacccaaggacagatcagtcattggcacaaaatgggtctttaggaacaaacttgatgaagatggaatagttacaagaaacaaggcaaggcTGGTGGTTCAAGGCTATAGCCAAGAGGAAGGCATTgactatgatgagacttttgctcca gaagaagtgtttgtgaaacaacctccagggtttgaaagcAAGGAAAGTCttgagcatgtgtacaagttagacaaAGCTCTATATGGGCTCAAGCAGGCCCCAAGAACTTGGTATGAACGGCTATCTAAATTCCTActggagcatggttacaaaagtggtaaaattgacagtaccttgTTCTTAAG GTTGAGTAAGGACTTTGCAAaactaatggggagtgagtttgaaatgagcatgatgggtgagcttaacttcttcttaggttTGCAAATTAAACAAagtccaaatggaaccatgatccataaGCAGAAGTATACAAAAGAActaatcaaaaagtttaaaatggaggaTTCTAAAGAAATAGATATACctattgcaactgccactaaattagatgttgatgaacctggttcatcagttgatcaaaagttgtataggggaatgattggttcactcttgtatcttactaccagcagacctgacattgtgTTCAGTGTAGGGATTTGTGCTCGGTTTCAGGCAAttccaaaagagtctcacttgactgctatcaagaggatattgagatatctgaaaggcaccactgattt gaagagcacctcaggtatgacacacttccttggttcatgtcttgtgtcatgggctaccaaAAAACAAAATTCAGTAGCCCTATCTACTGCTAAAgctgaatatgttgttgctgcttcttgttgtgctcaattgctatggatcaaacaacagctggtagattttggaaTTCAAGTGAGATGTATACcaatattctgtgataacactagtgttataagtatgacaaagaactcTGTTCATTATAAAAGGAccaagcacatagatgttagacaccacttcttaagagataactatgagaaaggattgatttcAATAAAATTCTGTGCTATTGATAAACAAatagctgacatcttcactaaagcactgagtaaaGAAAAttttgagaggaacaggttggaattagggatgattaagatcacctaa